A single window of Calditrichota bacterium DNA harbors:
- a CDS encoding SPOR domain-containing protein, with translation MRQKNKWVSSLALIILAGILAGGCAGLQPPVRYVSDEQFEKGLTTSEQEFRKPIDILQGEWSPADSSDSQAESKTRRTHVQGNYFIQIISLSTPRQAKRFVRTMKKLYPQAAFFIRQRGKYWAVWVGRFRNRKDAQKALASTWVKKFPDAWVVHEK, from the coding sequence ATGCGTCAAAAAAATAAGTGGGTTTCATCGCTTGCATTAATTATTCTTGCAGGTATTCTCGCTGGGGGGTGCGCGGGTTTGCAGCCTCCGGTGCGGTATGTATCAGACGAGCAATTCGAAAAGGGACTGACCACCTCTGAGCAGGAATTCAGGAAACCCATTGACATTCTTCAGGGAGAGTGGTCTCCGGCCGATTCGTCGGACAGTCAGGCTGAATCGAAAACACGGCGGACTCATGTGCAGGGGAACTATTTTATTCAGATTATTTCCCTTTCAACGCCGCGTCAGGCGAAAAGATTTGTCCGGACAATGAAAAAGCTATACCCTCAGGCCGCGTTTTTTATCCGGCAGCGCGGAAAATATTGGGCGGTTTGGGTGGGCCGTTTTCGAAATCGAAAGGATGCACAAAAGGCCCTGGCCTCCACGTGGGTAAAAAAATTTCCCGATGCCTGGGTTGTTCACGAAAAATAA
- a CDS encoding MotA/TolQ/ExbB proton channel family protein, with amino-acid sequence MVEYFVRGGAFMWPILFFFVFGLAVVIERFWTLSRASINTRKFMEKIRGALDEGGIPKAMEVCENTRGPIASIFHAGLLRSNRGIDQVEKAIMNAGAIEMSFLEKGLIWLATVISIAPMLGFTGTVQGMVQAFDAIAAANDISPAIVANGISVALLTTLFGLIVAITIQFFHNYFVDRIDHIIVDMEESSTEFIDALLEREDKLGLK; translated from the coding sequence ATGGTAGAATATTTTGTCAGAGGCGGCGCCTTTATGTGGCCAATTTTATTTTTCTTCGTTTTTGGATTGGCGGTTGTAATTGAGCGATTCTGGACACTGTCCCGTGCATCCATCAATACACGAAAATTCATGGAAAAGATTCGAGGAGCCCTGGATGAAGGCGGCATTCCAAAAGCGATGGAAGTGTGTGAAAACACGCGAGGTCCCATTGCATCCATTTTCCATGCAGGCTTGTTACGGTCAAATCGCGGTATCGATCAGGTCGAAAAGGCCATTATGAACGCCGGCGCTATTGAAATGTCCTTTTTGGAAAAAGGGTTAATCTGGCTGGCCACGGTTATTAGCATTGCCCCAATGCTTGGTTTTACCGGAACGGTACAAGGAATGGTGCAGGCATTTGACGCCATTGCTGCAGCCAATGACATTTCTCCGGCAATTGTGGCAAATGGTATTTCCGTCGCCTTGTTGACTACATTATTTGGTCTAATCGTCGCTATTACGATTCAGTTTTTCCATAACTATTTTGTGGATAGAATTGACCACATCATTGTTGATATGGAAGAAAGCTCAACAGAGTTTATCGACGCCCTTTTGGAACGTGAAGATAAACTTGGTTTGAAATAA
- a CDS encoding biopolymer transporter ExbD, with product MSDNSDKHNEKPTGETGGPSEASSKGAVYNPPEKIKFKKKQKASSQIPTASMPDIVFMLLLFFMVSTVMKQYTGLPVNLPTAHKIEKLPGKRNVLHIWIDKKGRISIDDKLVELGAVKNIVYNKLVENPRIIVSMKIDKDSDMGIVMDVQQELRKANALRINYSTKYGES from the coding sequence ATGTCAGATAATTCTGATAAGCACAATGAAAAACCTACAGGAGAAACAGGTGGTCCGTCAGAAGCCTCTTCGAAAGGAGCGGTGTACAATCCTCCTGAAAAAATAAAGTTTAAGAAAAAACAGAAGGCTTCTTCTCAGATTCCAACGGCTTCGATGCCGGATATTGTCTTTATGTTGTTGCTGTTTTTTATGGTTTCGACTGTAATGAAACAATATACCGGGCTGCCTGTAAATCTTCCGACGGCTCATAAGATTGAGAAATTGCCCGGCAAACGAAATGTGCTTCATATCTGGATTGATAAAAAGGGCCGTATTTCGATTGATGATAAACTGGTTGAATTAGGAGCCGTAAAAAATATTGTTTATAATAAACTTGTTGAAAATCCGCGTATTATTGTCTCCATGAAAATCGATAAGGATTCGGATATGGGGATTGTGATGGATGTGCAACAAGAATTGCGAAAAGCAAATGCTTTGCGCATCAATTATTCAACAAAATATGGAGAATCATGA
- a CDS encoding S41 family peptidase has product MKKTASKKRFFLVLLVTGLFLYQFGGQILLSTTTTFDQIRRFIMAFNAIREFYVDDVSPQVLVNSGIRGMLEELDPHSVFIPPEQLKELNEEYSGEYTGVGIEYVVQNRLPVVISPIPDTPADRLGIRPGDTIAEIDGESTYGLTDEELRRKLRGPPGTTVRLTIRRETLSTPITFTLTRAEIPVLSVRTHFMLEQGVGYIYLSRFSKTTNEEFQKALVDLELAGMKKLILDMRYNPGGYLEQAVKVADKFLPGGKRIVYTRGRIQSANEDYYSTDRDTHPNFPLVILINHGTASAAEIVAGALQDWDRGVIVGETSFGKGLVQNQIPLKDGSAIRVTIARYYTPSGRLIQRPYSKDLYSYYNQTADDTRQNPYALKKVYTTFSGRKVYGGGGIRPDILIKTPKITSTTSLLLSKQAFFEFAVTESHYLKSHYRSFETYNALFDVDAYELQKFLTFLEDKNIYINKREFLKDRKFIQREIKAEIARNLWGTQAYYRISVKNDPQVKEALRAFPLAEKLASLETGLKK; this is encoded by the coding sequence ATGAAAAAAACGGCATCAAAAAAGCGTTTTTTCCTTGTTCTGCTTGTAACGGGTCTCTTCCTGTATCAGTTTGGCGGACAAATTCTTTTGTCCACCACCACCACATTTGACCAGATCCGGCGCTTCATCATGGCCTTTAATGCCATCCGGGAATTCTACGTGGACGATGTGAGTCCGCAGGTTCTGGTGAATTCCGGGATCCGCGGGATGTTGGAAGAACTGGATCCCCACTCCGTATTTATTCCTCCCGAGCAGTTGAAGGAGCTTAACGAGGAATACTCGGGCGAATACACCGGCGTGGGTATCGAATATGTGGTTCAAAATCGCTTGCCTGTTGTGATTTCACCCATTCCGGACACGCCTGCTGATAGATTAGGCATTCGGCCGGGTGATACCATCGCAGAAATTGATGGTGAATCGACTTACGGTTTGACCGATGAAGAGCTTCGCCGAAAGCTCCGCGGGCCGCCCGGAACCACCGTCCGCCTGACCATTCGGCGGGAAACGCTGTCAACGCCGATTACATTTACGCTGACGCGGGCTGAAATTCCGGTATTGAGCGTTCGAACCCATTTTATGCTGGAACAGGGGGTTGGGTACATTTACCTGTCGCGCTTTTCAAAAACAACCAATGAAGAATTCCAAAAGGCATTGGTCGATCTGGAACTGGCGGGAATGAAGAAGCTGATTCTGGACATGCGTTACAATCCGGGCGGCTATCTGGAACAGGCGGTAAAGGTGGCCGATAAATTTCTGCCCGGCGGAAAACGAATTGTTTACACGCGCGGGCGCATTCAATCGGCCAATGAGGATTATTATTCTACTGATCGGGACACGCACCCCAATTTCCCGCTGGTTATTTTAATCAATCACGGGACCGCTTCTGCAGCAGAAATTGTGGCCGGTGCGTTGCAGGATTGGGATCGGGGGGTGATTGTGGGGGAGACGAGTTTTGGAAAGGGGCTCGTTCAGAATCAAATTCCATTAAAAGATGGTTCGGCCATTCGAGTCACCATTGCCCGGTACTACACCCCCAGCGGGCGCCTCATTCAACGACCCTACTCAAAAGACCTGTACAGCTATTACAATCAAACAGCTGACGATACCAGACAAAATCCTTATGCGCTAAAGAAGGTGTACACCACATTTTCGGGTCGAAAAGTTTACGGAGGGGGCGGAATCCGTCCGGATATCCTCATAAAAACACCCAAAATTACCAGCACAACCTCACTTCTTTTATCAAAACAGGCATTTTTTGAATTTGCCGTCACCGAAAGCCACTACCTGAAAAGTCATTATCGTTCATTTGAAACGTATAATGCCTTGTTTGATGTGGATGCCTATGAGCTCCAGAAGTTTTTAACCTTTTTGGAAGATAAAAATATTTACATAAATAAACGGGAGTTTTTAAAGGATCGGAAATTTATTCAACGCGAAATCAAGGCGGAGATCGCCCGCAACTTGTGGGGAACGCAAGCCTATTATCGCATTTCAGTCAAAAATGATCCTCAGGTGAAAGAAGCCTTGCGTGCATTTCCTCTGGCCGAGAAATTGGCATCGCTGGAAACGGGTCTCAAAAAATAA
- a CDS encoding DUF1926 domain-containing protein, with amino-acid sequence MKTVTLVFGVHDHQPVGNFDFVFEDAYQRAYLPFLDVLEAHPRIRLAMHYSGILFEWILEHHPDYVNRLRKMVRSGQVEMMTGAYYEPILISIPDADKKGQILKLTKTLKKQTGYSAKGLWLAERIWEPHLPKVLKEAGVTYTIVDDSHFKYAGLREEELTGYYVTEEQGTTLNIFPISEKLRYAIPFKEVDVTMDFLRSLATEDGSKMAIFADDGEKFGVWPGTYDHVYEKGWLDAFFTELEKNLDWIRMIHFSEAVDQIKPLGRVYLPTASYREMMEWALPAQATRDLEDFEDVLKLQNLFEPYGIFVRGGFWRNFLAKYPESNNMHKKMLYVSEKVWRAKDALSKSDSKKALDQLWAGQCNCPYWHGVFGGLYLAHLRFAIYRNLIRAEVLADRVLSSAETIRVLKRDFDGNGYDELLVETPLANLYFDPQIGGQLFEYDLRQKAINLLDTMSRHEEAYHRKLTEAAQNSPSDSGDEVASIHDLVVTKEEGLEKLLNYDWYKHHSLIDHFFNPNTTVEQLMAVKYGEDGDFVNQPYTVRTQHKDGKLLVVLTRDGGVWVEGVLTPVRVQKKIWVAADQSVLDVTYSIENKSDRTVPLFFGVEWNFALMAGKSPDRYYEIPGVTLEENFLASVGETPEVSELWLKDEWLKLGIQFLFDQPATLWRFPIETVSLSEAGFEKVYQSSAVVPTWRFELKPGQKKSLHFVNKIVSL; translated from the coding sequence GTGAAGACGGTTACGCTTGTTTTTGGGGTTCATGATCATCAACCGGTTGGAAATTTTGATTTTGTTTTTGAAGATGCGTATCAGCGGGCTTATTTACCCTTTTTGGATGTTCTGGAGGCCCATCCAAGAATTCGACTGGCCATGCATTATTCGGGTATTCTTTTTGAGTGGATTTTGGAGCATCACCCGGATTACGTGAATCGTCTCCGGAAAATGGTCCGGTCGGGGCAGGTAGAAATGATGACCGGAGCGTATTACGAGCCGATTTTAATTTCCATTCCGGATGCGGACAAAAAAGGGCAAATTCTAAAACTGACGAAAACACTCAAGAAACAAACCGGCTATTCCGCAAAGGGGCTGTGGTTGGCAGAGCGGATCTGGGAACCCCATCTGCCCAAGGTTTTAAAAGAGGCAGGGGTTACCTACACCATTGTCGATGACAGCCATTTTAAATATGCGGGTCTTCGGGAGGAAGAACTGACCGGCTACTATGTGACGGAGGAACAGGGAACGACGCTCAACATTTTTCCGATTAGTGAAAAATTGCGTTACGCTATTCCATTTAAAGAGGTTGACGTCACGATGGATTTTCTGCGCAGCCTTGCCACGGAAGATGGGTCGAAAATGGCCATTTTTGCGGATGACGGAGAAAAATTTGGCGTGTGGCCGGGAACCTACGACCATGTCTACGAGAAGGGTTGGCTGGATGCCTTCTTTACGGAACTGGAAAAGAATCTGGATTGGATCCGGATGATTCATTTTAGCGAGGCCGTTGACCAGATCAAACCCCTGGGACGGGTATATTTGCCCACGGCGTCGTACCGCGAAATGATGGAATGGGCCCTTCCGGCTCAGGCCACGCGCGATCTGGAGGATTTTGAAGATGTTTTGAAACTTCAAAATCTTTTCGAACCGTACGGAATTTTTGTTCGCGGCGGATTCTGGCGGAATTTTCTGGCGAAATATCCGGAATCCAATAATATGCACAAAAAAATGCTCTACGTGAGTGAAAAGGTGTGGCGGGCAAAAGACGCACTCTCAAAATCGGATTCCAAAAAGGCGCTGGATCAGCTCTGGGCAGGCCAGTGTAACTGCCCCTACTGGCATGGCGTATTTGGCGGCTTGTACCTGGCCCATCTGCGTTTTGCCATTTATCGGAATTTGATTCGGGCAGAGGTCCTTGCCGATCGGGTGTTATCGTCCGCGGAAACGATTCGGGTGCTCAAAAGGGATTTCGACGGTAACGGCTACGATGAGCTTTTGGTCGAAACGCCGCTCGCCAACCTTTATTTTGATCCTCAGATTGGCGGGCAATTGTTTGAATACGACCTTCGTCAAAAGGCCATCAATTTACTGGATACCATGAGCCGCCACGAAGAAGCGTACCATCGCAAACTCACCGAAGCCGCTCAAAATTCACCCTCCGACTCCGGGGATGAGGTCGCTTCCATTCACGATTTGGTGGTCACCAAAGAAGAAGGACTTGAAAAGCTGCTGAATTACGATTGGTACAAGCACCACAGCTTGATCGATCATTTTTTTAATCCGAATACAACCGTTGAACAGCTTATGGCGGTTAAATATGGTGAGGACGGGGATTTTGTCAATCAACCCTACACGGTTCGAACCCAACACAAAGACGGGAAACTGCTGGTCGTCCTTACTCGGGATGGCGGTGTTTGGGTTGAAGGCGTCCTGACGCCTGTTCGGGTTCAGAAAAAGATTTGGGTCGCGGCTGATCAATCCGTCCTGGATGTGACCTATTCCATTGAAAACAAATCCGATCGCACAGTGCCCCTGTTTTTTGGGGTGGAATGGAATTTTGCGTTGATGGCCGGGAAAAGTCCCGATCGCTATTACGAGATTCCGGGAGTCACCCTGGAAGAGAATTTTCTGGCCAGTGTGGGGGAAACCCCCGAGGTTTCCGAACTTTGGCTAAAAGATGAGTGGCTCAAACTTGGTATTCAGTTTTTATTTGATCAACCGGCTACACTGTGGCGCTTTCCCATCGAAACCGTTTCACTTTCCGAGGCGGGATTCGAAAAGGTCTATCAAAGCTCTGCCGTGGTGCCCACATGGAGATTTGAGCTGAAGCCGGGACAAAAAAAATCCCTGCATTTTGTGAATAAAATAGTCTCCCTTTAA
- a CDS encoding PorV/PorQ family protein produces the protein MKVKLGAFLLVFALLVSTGRAQTGISGLALEVGGQAAGMGEAYSAVTSTPVALYWNPAGLNQVSDVQIDMAHNQWILNIRSDFVAIAWPIRNFHVGAFVSLTNVGGIEYREGPSRTPLATVGESSFITGVGASKSVRSWLDVGVAVKYLYYKIFINQSWGIALDAGTQMRTPVQGLVLAAVIQNLGKMTPIYDETMKLPEQMRLGVAYRIPGKILEGNWLFASDYFIGFSSKNHLNFGVEYRLFHQLSLRAGYQTNYEIKSWHAGAGFRGHNWQIDYGFVPLNLGLDPGHRVSLTFYL, from the coding sequence TTGAAAGTGAAACTCGGTGCATTTTTGCTGGTGTTTGCCTTGCTGGTTTCCACAGGGCGTGCCCAAACGGGAATTTCGGGTCTGGCCCTGGAAGTGGGCGGCCAGGCAGCCGGAATGGGTGAAGCCTATTCTGCGGTAACCTCGACGCCGGTGGCCCTGTACTGGAATCCTGCCGGTTTAAATCAGGTTTCGGATGTGCAGATTGACATGGCCCACAATCAGTGGATTCTGAATATTCGGAGCGATTTTGTGGCTATTGCCTGGCCGATCCGAAATTTTCACGTGGGTGCCTTTGTCAGCCTGACCAATGTCGGAGGGATCGAATACCGGGAGGGACCGTCGCGAACCCCTCTGGCAACCGTCGGTGAAAGCTCCTTTATAACCGGTGTGGGTGCGTCCAAATCGGTGCGCTCCTGGCTTGATGTAGGTGTGGCTGTCAAATATCTGTACTACAAGATTTTTATCAATCAGAGCTGGGGAATCGCCCTGGATGCAGGGACGCAAATGCGAACCCCCGTGCAGGGATTGGTGCTTGCCGCAGTCATTCAAAACCTGGGAAAAATGACGCCAATCTACGATGAGACAATGAAACTTCCGGAGCAAATGCGCTTGGGCGTGGCTTACCGCATTCCCGGAAAAATTCTGGAAGGGAACTGGCTTTTTGCATCTGATTATTTTATTGGATTTTCGAGCAAAAATCACTTAAATTTTGGTGTTGAATACAGGCTGTTTCATCAATTGTCGCTGCGAGCGGGGTACCAGACGAATTACGAAATCAAGAGCTGGCATGCCGGGGCGGGTTTCAGAGGGCACAACTGGCAGATCGATTACGGTTTTGTACCTCTTAATTTGGGCCTTGACCCGGGGCACCGCGTATCGTTAACATTTTACTTGTAA
- a CDS encoding SpoIID/LytB domain-containing protein — protein sequence MTVNRKKYSLAGAFIAGLMLLVGCAGLTPQPVNRNAVPRLHVLLIRDAPEVQISFKGTIQIRQSENLLFKLHAKHSPLTIRPSEEAGLVLENGQTRFETRSDSIQLWSEGKHLFALRSKHYRGGLCISITKTGNLRVTNELDLESYLKGVVPAEIGEGNRQILEALKAQAVAARTYAFEKMQNTKNGNPPVLQATVSDQVYGGADAESRWTTRAVEATTGEIAVFHGKPIHAFYSSTCGGRTEPGRDVWPQLYAPYLKGVADDFGEGAFCRDSPHYRWLEFWSSGELDSLLVKNLSDRKMYRPRWGHLKDLKVLSRFPSGRVKDLLIVFQYGKQIIHGNRIRWILTPVDRPVLRSTLFRLILYRDRMGLQGILAVGAGNGHGVGLCQWGAMGMAKAGFRYDQILKQYYRGVELRKLY from the coding sequence ATGACAGTTAATCGGAAAAAATATTCTTTGGCAGGGGCTTTTATTGCGGGCCTTATGCTTTTAGTTGGCTGCGCGGGGCTAACTCCCCAGCCGGTCAATCGGAATGCCGTTCCCCGGCTGCACGTTTTGTTGATTCGGGATGCACCGGAGGTTCAGATCTCCTTTAAGGGGACCATTCAGATTCGCCAATCAGAAAATCTTCTGTTTAAGCTGCACGCCAAACATAGCCCGCTAACGATCAGGCCGTCGGAAGAAGCGGGTCTTGTTTTAGAAAACGGGCAAACTCGTTTTGAAACACGGTCCGATTCCATTCAATTGTGGTCAGAAGGGAAGCATCTGTTTGCCCTTCGGAGCAAACATTACCGCGGAGGCCTGTGTATTTCCATTACGAAAACCGGCAACCTGCGTGTTACCAATGAACTTGATCTGGAATCGTATTTGAAAGGGGTTGTCCCTGCCGAGATTGGAGAGGGAAACCGGCAAATATTAGAGGCCCTTAAAGCGCAAGCCGTTGCTGCCCGAACGTACGCCTTTGAAAAAATGCAAAACACAAAAAATGGAAATCCACCCGTTTTACAGGCCACCGTTTCGGACCAGGTTTACGGGGGTGCCGATGCGGAATCCCGGTGGACCACTCGCGCGGTAGAAGCCACCACGGGAGAGATTGCCGTTTTTCACGGGAAACCCATTCACGCCTTTTATTCTTCCACCTGCGGCGGCCGGACGGAACCCGGCCGGGATGTGTGGCCGCAGCTTTATGCGCCCTATCTGAAGGGCGTTGCTGATGATTTTGGAGAAGGGGCCTTTTGCCGGGATTCCCCGCATTATCGGTGGTTGGAGTTCTGGTCCTCCGGCGAGTTGGATTCCCTGCTTGTAAAGAATCTTTCCGATCGAAAAATGTACCGGCCACGCTGGGGACATCTGAAAGACCTAAAGGTGCTCAGCCGGTTTCCTTCCGGAAGAGTAAAGGATTTACTGATTGTTTTTCAATATGGAAAACAGATCATTCACGGAAATCGAATTCGCTGGATTCTTACCCCGGTCGATCGGCCCGTTCTAAGAAGCACCCTGTTTCGTCTGATCTTGTACCGGGATAGAATGGGACTTCAGGGTATCCTGGCCGTTGGCGCTGGAAACGGCCACGGTGTGGGACTGTGCCAGTGGGGCGCCATGGGGATGGCAAAGGCGGGTTTCCGGTACGACCAGATTTTAAAGCAGTATTACCGGGGCGTAGAACTGCGAAAGCTCTATTAA
- a CDS encoding energy transducer TonB, protein MEISERLKFKLDYKKRLELGLVISLLLLIVAFQGFKRFQSKRELPKAEKVIIKAEEIPPTEQINRPPPPERPAVPVPTEDEDVPEDVTIESTNIDFNEEPPPPPPPPEEESETPIFVAYDSPPEPIGGFGAIQKNLKYPEIARKAGVEGTVIIQVLIDEKGRVIKTKVLKSLGNNGCDEAAISAIRKTRWKPAMQRDKPVKVWVSIPVIFKLKNSG, encoded by the coding sequence ATGGAAATTAGCGAACGCCTTAAATTCAAGCTCGACTATAAAAAGAGGCTTGAGCTTGGTTTGGTCATTTCGCTTTTACTACTTATTGTTGCTTTTCAAGGATTTAAGCGATTTCAGTCGAAGCGAGAATTACCAAAGGCGGAAAAGGTCATCATTAAGGCAGAGGAAATTCCGCCTACTGAGCAAATTAATCGTCCGCCTCCACCGGAACGTCCGGCTGTGCCTGTTCCGACAGAAGATGAGGATGTTCCCGAAGACGTGACGATTGAGAGTACCAATATCGATTTTAATGAGGAACCGCCTCCACCGCCTCCACCGCCGGAAGAGGAATCGGAAACGCCTATTTTTGTGGCTTACGATAGTCCCCCGGAACCCATTGGCGGATTCGGCGCCATTCAGAAAAACCTGAAATATCCTGAAATTGCGCGCAAGGCGGGTGTAGAAGGAACGGTGATTATTCAGGTTCTGATTGATGAAAAAGGCCGGGTCATCAAAACAAAAGTTTTGAAATCACTCGGGAACAACGGGTGTGACGAAGCAGCGATTTCAGCCATTCGCAAAACCCGATGGAAACCGGCTATGCAGCGAGATAAACCGGTAAAGGTCTGGGTGAGTATTCCGGTGATCTTCAAATTGAAAAATTCTGGATAA
- a CDS encoding biopolymer transporter ExbD: MLLEKERERTAEVPTSSLADIAFLLLAFFLVTTTIDVDKGIGLTLPPIGQEIKVREKNITNVLINEQGEVLIDNQLVQIPAIKDIIKQKIMQNPKLIVSIKTQRGTKYGTYIKVLDKIKAGGATRISIAEPET; the protein is encoded by the coding sequence ATGCTTTTAGAAAAGGAAAGAGAACGAACAGCTGAAGTCCCAACATCCTCTCTTGCCGATATTGCATTTTTATTGTTAGCATTTTTTCTGGTTACAACTACAATTGATGTGGATAAAGGAATTGGATTGACCTTGCCTCCCATCGGTCAGGAAATAAAGGTTCGTGAAAAAAATATCACGAATGTGCTGATTAATGAACAGGGCGAGGTTCTGATTGATAATCAATTGGTACAGATTCCAGCCATTAAGGATATTATCAAACAGAAAATTATGCAAAATCCCAAATTGATCGTATCCATCAAGACTCAACGGGGTACAAAATATGGTACCTACATAAAGGTGCTGGATAAGATCAAGGCAGGAGGAGCGACCAGAATTTCAATAGCCGAACCGGAAACGTAA